A window of Costertonia aggregata contains these coding sequences:
- a CDS encoding acyl-CoA dehydrogenase family protein: protein MDFSLSEEHLMIQQAARDFAQNELLPGVIERDEEQRFPTEQITKLGELGFMGMMVDPKYNGSGMDTLSYVIAMEELSKIDASASVVVSVNNSLVCYGLQTYGTEEQKEKYLKRLATGEIIGAFCLSEPEAGSDATSQKTTAIDMGDHYVLNGTKNWITNGNTAEVYLVIAQTDREKGHKGINALIVEKGMEGFEIGPKENKLGIRGSDTHSLIFNDVKVPKQNRIGEDGFGFKFAMKTLSGGRIGIAAQALGIAAGAYELALKYSKERKAFGTEISNHQAIAFKLANMHTQIEAARHLVYKAAWEKDNNINYDLSGAMAKLYASQVAMETTVEAVQIHGGNGFVKDYHVERLMRDAKITQIYEGTSEIQKIVISRSILKS from the coding sequence ATGGATTTTTCATTATCGGAAGAACATTTGATGATACAGCAAGCGGCAAGGGATTTTGCCCAAAATGAGTTGTTACCTGGCGTTATAGAAAGGGATGAAGAACAGAGATTTCCTACCGAACAGATTACAAAACTAGGGGAACTTGGTTTTATGGGAATGATGGTGGATCCTAAATATAATGGCAGTGGAATGGATACGCTTTCGTATGTTATCGCTATGGAAGAGCTATCCAAAATTGATGCATCTGCATCCGTAGTGGTATCGGTCAACAACTCATTGGTATGTTACGGCCTACAAACCTATGGTACTGAAGAGCAGAAGGAAAAATACTTGAAAAGATTGGCTACAGGGGAAATCATTGGCGCTTTTTGCCTTTCAGAACCTGAAGCTGGGAGTGATGCCACTTCTCAAAAAACCACTGCCATAGATATGGGAGACCATTATGTATTGAACGGTACCAAAAATTGGATAACCAATGGTAACACCGCAGAAGTATATTTGGTCATTGCCCAAACCGATAGGGAAAAAGGACACAAAGGCATCAACGCCCTAATTGTTGAAAAAGGTATGGAAGGCTTTGAAATAGGCCCTAAAGAGAATAAACTGGGTATTCGTGGCAGCGATACACATTCTTTGATTTTTAACGACGTAAAAGTACCTAAACAAAATAGGATAGGCGAAGATGGTTTTGGGTTTAAATTCGCAATGAAAACCCTTTCCGGAGGTAGAATTGGCATTGCAGCACAAGCATTGGGAATAGCGGCAGGTGCTTATGAACTGGCCTTGAAATATTCAAAGGAAAGAAAAGCATTTGGTACGGAAATCAGTAACCATCAGGCCATAGCTTTTAAATTAGCCAATATGCATACGCAAATCGAGGCCGCAAGGCATTTGGTATATAAAGCAGCCTGGGAAAAAGACAACAACATAAATTATGACCTTTCCGGGGCGATGGCAAAGCTTTACGCCTCACAAGTCGCAATGGAAACCACTGTTGAAGCCGTACAAATTCATGGCGGTAATGGCTTTGTTAAGGATTATCATGTTGAAAGACTCATGCGTGATGCCAAGATTACCCAAATTTACGAGGGCACTTCCGAGATTCAAAAAATAGTGATTTCAAGAAGTATTTTAAAAAGTTAA